Proteins encoded in a region of the Zea mays cultivar B73 chromosome 2, Zm-B73-REFERENCE-NAM-5.0, whole genome shotgun sequence genome:
- the LOC109944053 gene encoding probable GTP diphosphokinase RSH3, chloroplastic, with protein sequence MSLPAISLYTSPPGAVYSSEFDPTSRGSSPCTTAALLPPAASHRLPSGGGGGGLSCLFSSPAAAAAPPRNPAHDDLGALWHDRSDDLSAAAGGGGYPYSHSHSSSPLKWRDPHHHHSPVSVFQGLSSSSPSRSPPASWLAARDRERLFAGFVRNALGSCVDYAPPTSPRPEVGAGELAFELDENLLEAGPACEPYARELLTSAQDCHRIFHEELVVRAFLEAEKAHRGQMRASGDPYLQHCVETAVLLAKIGANATVVSAGLLHDSIDDSFIDYDHIFHIFGAGVADLVEGVSKLSHLSKLARDNDTASRTVEADRLHTMLLAMADARAVLIKLADRLHNMKTLEALPWVKQQRFAKETREIFVPLANRLGIASWKEQLENLCFKYLNPEEHRELSSKLTESFDEELITSAVDKLDKGLRDAGVSYHNLSGRHKSVYSIHSKMLKKNLAMEEIHDIHGLRLVVDNEEDCYEALCVVHRLWPRVTGRFKDYISRPKLNGYRSLHTVVMGEGVHPLEVQIRTKEMHLQAEYGFAAHWRYKEGRTCRHSFVLQMVEWARWVLTWQCEAMDKERTASSLGSGDAASARPPCPFPLHSEDCPYSYTRQCNHDGPLFVILLEHDKMSVQEFPADSTVMDLMDRVGANSSRWSPYSIPVKEDLRPRVNREPICDPNRKLSMGDVVELTPALPRRSLSGYREEIQRMYDRGGFALSAQGGGSRRC encoded by the exons ATGTCGTTGCCCGCAATTTCCCTGTACACCAGTCCGCCGGGCGCGGTCTACTCTTCGGAGTTCGACCCGACCTCCCGCGGCTCGTCGCCGTGCACCACCGCTGCGCTCCTGCCGCCCGCTGCCTCGCACCGCTTGCcctccggcggcggcggcggcggcctgtCTTGCCTCTTCTCCTCGCCGGCAGCTGCGGCCGCACCACCCCGCAACCCGGCTCATGACGACCTCGGCGCGCTGTGGCACGATAGATCCGACGACCTGAGCGCCGCCGCCGGCGGGGGCGGGTACCCCTACTCGCACTCGCACTCGTCTTCACCGCTCAAGTGGCGGGACCCGCACCACCACCACAGCCCCGTGTCGGTGTTCCAGGGGCTGTCCTCCTCTTCACCATCCCGGAGCCCGCCGGCTTCTTGGCTCGCCGCCCGAGACCGCGAACGCCTCTTCGCTGGTTTCGTGCGCAACGCGCTCGGCTCCTGCGTTGACTACGCGCCGCCCACCAGCCCTCGCCCGGAGGTCGGTGCGGGCGAGCTCGCGTTCGAGCTCGACGAGAACCTCTTGGAGGCTGGCCCTGCCTGCGAGCCATATGCTCGAGAGCTGCTCACCAGTGCCCAGGATTGCCACCGCATCTTCCACGAGGAGCTGGTCGTGAGGGCCTTCTTGGAGGCCGAGAAGGCTCACCGTGGCCAG ATGCGGGCGAGTGGTGATCCATACCTGCAACATTGTGTGGAGACAGCTGTGCTACTCGCCAAGATTGGCGCAAATGCAACAGTTGTCTCGGCTGGGCTTCTGCACGACTCCATTGATGATTCATTCATTGACTATGATCACATATTCCATATTTTTGGTGCTGGGGTTGCCGATCTCGTGGAAGGG GTTTCCAAGCTGAGCCACCTCAGCAAACTTGCCCGCGATAACGACACAGCAAGCAGGACGGTTGAAGCGGATCGCTTGCATACAATGCTACTTGCAATGGCAGATGCACGTGCCGTTCTAATAAAGCTTGCAGATCGCCTGCATAACATGAAGACCTTAGAAGCTTTGCCTTGGGTCAAACAGCAAAGATTCGCTAAGGAGACAAGGGAGATTTTCGTGCCTTTAGCTAACCGACTAGGGATTGCTAGCTGGAAAGAGCAGCTGGAGAATCTTTGTTTCAAGTATTTGAATCCGGAAGAGCACAGGGAGCTGTCATCCAAACTTACAGAATCCTTCGACGAAGAGCTAATCACATCTGCTGTGGATAAACTGGATAAAGGTCTGAGGGACGCTGGTGTCTCGTACCACAACCTTTCCGGGAGGCACAAGAGCGTGTACAGTATCCACTCCAAGATGCTGAA GAAGAACTTGGCAATGGAGGAGATCCACGATATACATGGCCTGCGTCTTGTGGTTGACAACGAAGAAGATTGCTACGAAGCCCTCTGTGTCGTCCATAGACTGTGGCCTCGAGTTACTGGTCGGTTCAAGGACTACATATCACGTCCAAAACTAAATGG GTACCGGTCGCTGCACACCGTCGTCATGGGCGAAGGTGTCCACCCGTTGGAGGTCCAGATCCGCACGAAGGAGATGCACCTGCAGGCCGAGTACGGATTCGCCGCGCACTGGAGGTACAAGGAAGGCCGCACCTGCAGGCACTCGTTCGTGCTCCAGATGGTGGAATGGGCGAGGTGGGTCCTCACATGGCAATGCGAAGCGATGGACAAAGAACGGACCGCCTCCTCCCTAGGCAGTGGCGACGCCGCGAGCGCGAGGCCACCGTGCCCGTTCCCCCTGCACTCAGAGGACTGCCCTTACTCGTATACCCGCCAGTGCAACCACGACGGACCGCTGTTCGTCATCCTCCTGGAGCACGACAAG ATGTCTGTCCAAGAATTCCCGGCAGACTCAACGGTAATGGATCTCATGGACCGTGTCGGCGCCAACAGCTCGAGATGGAGCCCCTACAGCATCCCCGTGAAGGAGGATCTGCGGCCGCGGGTGAACCGCGAGCCTATATGCGACCCGAACCGGAAGCTGAGCATGGGGGACGTGGTGGAGCTGACGCCGGCCCTGCCTCGCAGGTCCCTCAGCGGGTACCGGGAAGAGATCCAGCGCATGTACGACCGTGGCGGCTTCGCGCTCTCAGCTCAAGGCGGTGGCTCGAGACGCTGCTGA